Sequence from the Pyrobaculum neutrophilum V24Sta genome:
TCAGACCCCGGCGGTCTCCCGGCAGATCGTCGTCGTTGATTTCCGAGGTAAGAGGATTGTTCTTCCTAAGCCTCCCGAGAGGATCGTGGTGCTCAACTCCTACTGGGCAGAGGTGTTGGTGGCGTTGGGGGCTGGGGATAAGATCGTCGGCATCGGGAGATACGTAGACGCCGACGAGTATCTGCCGCCGGAGGTGAGGAAGAAGCCGGTGGTTGGGGATCTATTCGGCGGGGTTAACGTGGAGGCGGTGGTGGCTCTCAAGCCTGACGTGGTGGTGACAGACTACGGCTATGGAAAAGCAGACGAGGTGATAAAGAGACTTGAGGAGGCGGGCGTCCCGGTCGTGGCGTTGTTTATGCGGGGGACTCCAGACGAGTTGAGGGCTGTGGAGGTGTTGGGCAACCTCACGGGGGCTGTGGATAAGGCGAGGGAGCTGGAGGCCTTTATGGCCAAGAGGTTTGAGGAGCTGAGGGCCGGGGCGGCGAAGATAAAGGAGAGGAAGAGGGCTGTGTTGATCTTCGGCAGTAGCATACTGGCCGGCGGCCCGCTGTCTTTAGCCGCCAACTCGTCCTTCGGCATGGCGTTGGTTGAGGCCGGCGCTGTAAACATGGCGTTGGAGCAGTTCCCAAACCAGGCCTGGCCTAAGATAGACATGGAAACGTTGATAAGGTGGGACCCCGACGTGGTTTTAATAGCGGCGTCTGCGGAAGACGCCGGGAGGATATTCGACAAGATCAGATCAGACGAGAGGTGGCGCGTCTTAAAGGCGTATAAAAACGGCGAGATATACCTAGTCCCCTGGGGGTCTAAGATAGGGGATATATTCAACTGGGGGCCCCGGGACGTAGTCGGCAGGGAGTACATCGCGGAGGTGCTCTATCCCGACGTCTACGCCTTTGACTGGCGGGGAGATCTAGAGCGCCTAGGAGATATGTACGGCGTGTCTATCCCGCCGCAGACCTACGCCGTGTACAACATAAACTGGAAGGAGGTGGTAGACCTGGCGGGGAACGTGGTTAAGATCCCCAGCAGGGTGGAGAGGTTTGCCACTTTTGTCGCATATCAACTCCCCATCGCCTTCAACGTCACCTCTAGGCTCGTCGCCGTGGGGAGAGACGCTGTCCAAGGCGTCTTCGCCCCTCTGATGAAGGCGGCTTTCCCCGCCGTGGTAAATCTGCCGACGCCTGGAGATCGCTTCAAGGTAAACGTCGAAGCTCTCGTCCAGCTGAAGCCGCAGGTGGTGTTTAACTGGGCGGTAAACCCCGACGACGTAAGAACAATGCAGAGGGCTAACCTAACCCTGGTACAGGTGGTGGTTAACAACTTCACAGACGCCGAGAGGCTCGTCTGGCTATACGGCGTGGTCTTCGACAGATTGCCCAGGGCTAGACAGATCGTCAACGACATGGAGGACATAGTGAAGTTTGTCGCCAACAGAACCGCGTCGGTGAGAGAAAAGGCGAGGGTCCTATACCTCTGGGTAGACCCGCTGACGGTGGCGGGAGGCGCCTCCCTCTTTAGCCAAAACATAGAGCTGGCGGGCGGGGTAAACGTAGCCGCGGCCGACTACCCCACCATGAACACCGTGAAGGTGGACCCCGAGCGGATACTTAAGTGGAACCCAGACGTGATAATCATCGCCTGGCAGGCGAGATACAACGAGTCTGCCGTCTTGAACAACCCGGTATACCGCGGGGTAAACGCCGTGAAAAACGGCAGAGTATACAAAAAACCCATCCTCTCAGAGATGACCCCGGACGCCGCCCTCTCGGTGTTGTGGACAGCCACAAAGCTCTACCCAGACCTCTTCAGAGACGTAAACTTCACCAAGGTAGCCGACTACTACTACAGGAGGTGGTACGGCGTATCCTACACACAGGTCTGGGGGTAACGGGTTCTTAACCCCCTTTTTCGCCTCCGCCGGAGTAGGCTGAAAATTTCGATCCAGCGTCCCAACTTATTTTAAACGTAAGATATAAATATGGGAAATTTGTCCCCTATTTATGCAGGAGATGATCCAGAAGTACCTGGCTTGGAACTCCCTGGAGGTGAACGAAAACGCGAATAGGTACCCAAGCCCAACCGGCTTTTTCTCCTACCTACTGGAGGAGCACATGCCCGTGGATCTACCCGCCAAGGTAGCCGAGGCGCACCAGGAGGGGCTTATCTACGTACACAAGCTCCCCTACTCGGCCTACCTGCCCTACTGCTCTGGCCACTCGATAAGTAGGCTGTTGAAGCAGGGGTTGGTCACGCCGATAATCGCCTCGCGGCCGGCGCGGCACCTCGACACCTTCGTAGACCACGTGGCCAACTTCCTCTCCACGGCGCAGCACTACTTCACGGGGGCCCAGGCCTTCTCAAGCGTTGAGTGGTACGCCGGGCCCTTCATCAGAAACGACAAGCTGGACTTCAAGGCGGTGAAGCAGAGCGTCCAGAGGCTAGTCTACAACCTAAACTACCCAAGCAGGGTGGGGTTCCAGACGCCCTTTACCAACTTCACAGTGACGATGAATGCGCCGAGGAAGATGTTGGACGGCGACCGCGCTGTGTACGACGGAAAAGAGGTCGAGCCGCTCGGCGTCTACGAGGAGGA
This genomic interval carries:
- a CDS encoding ABC transporter substrate-binding protein is translated as MKWKIISLLVVILAAIAAVYLLLPKGPSPAQTAPTAAVSPTASPTAVATQPPAQTPAVSRQIVVVDFRGKRIVLPKPPERIVVLNSYWAEVLVALGAGDKIVGIGRYVDADEYLPPEVRKKPVVGDLFGGVNVEAVVALKPDVVVTDYGYGKADEVIKRLEEAGVPVVALFMRGTPDELRAVEVLGNLTGAVDKARELEAFMAKRFEELRAGAAKIKERKRAVLIFGSSILAGGPLSLAANSSFGMALVEAGAVNMALEQFPNQAWPKIDMETLIRWDPDVVLIAASAEDAGRIFDKIRSDERWRVLKAYKNGEIYLVPWGSKIGDIFNWGPRDVVGREYIAEVLYPDVYAFDWRGDLERLGDMYGVSIPPQTYAVYNINWKEVVDLAGNVVKIPSRVERFATFVAYQLPIAFNVTSRLVAVGRDAVQGVFAPLMKAAFPAVVNLPTPGDRFKVNVEALVQLKPQVVFNWAVNPDDVRTMQRANLTLVQVVVNNFTDAERLVWLYGVVFDRLPRARQIVNDMEDIVKFVANRTASVREKARVLYLWVDPLTVAGGASLFSQNIELAGGVNVAAADYPTMNTVKVDPERILKWNPDVIIIAWQARYNESAVLNNPVYRGVNAVKNGRVYKKPILSEMTPDAALSVLWTATKLYPDLFRDVNFTKVADYYYRRWYGVSYTQVWG